The Brassica napus cultivar Da-Ae chromosome C7, Da-Ae, whole genome shotgun sequence genome has a segment encoding these proteins:
- the LOC106408594 gene encoding glycosyltransferase BC10-like, whose amino-acid sequence MLSPTLFPLFCALFLCLPVAVIFTVQRELTGVASPEFGFRSLSVFSLYARNVPDASSPPLRIAPPIPKDDEPLLRLASQVNPNHPPGSTRKVAFMYITTTPLPFAPLWEMFFNGSSFKDLYNVYIHADPTRDYDPVFSGVFSNRVIHSKRSERYTPTLAAAARRLLAHALLDDPQNYIFALFSPSCVPIRSFDFTYKTLVSSRKSFIEILKDEPWQLERWAARGDDAMLPEVKLEDFRIGSQFWALTRRHARMVARDRRIWEKFNKTCVREDTCYPEENYFPTLVNLRDPRGCVPATLTHVDWTVNDGGHPRMYEAEEVVPELIVRLRKSRPRYGEDGINGSDWSVSKRSDPFLFARKFSPEALEPLLGMARSVLFNDSACDA is encoded by the coding sequence ATGCTGTCTCCGACGCTGTTCCCTCTCTTCTGCGCTTTGTTTCTCTGTCTACCAGTCGCAGTCATCTTCACAGTCCAGCGAGAACTCACCGGCGTCGCCTCGCCGGAGTTTGGTTTCCGCTCTCTCTCCGTCTTCTCTCTTTACGCCCGAAACGTCCCCGACGCTTCTTCTCCGCCGCTTCGTATCGCACCTCCTATCCCCAAAGACGACGAACCGCTTCTCCGACTCGCTTCACAAGTAAACCCGAATCACCCGCCCGGGTCGACCCGGAAAGTGGCGTTTATGTATATAACCACGACGCCTCTCCCGTTCGCGCCTCTGTGGGAGATGTTCTTCAACGGAAGCTCCTTCAAGGATCTCTACAATGTCTACATCCACGCGGATCCGACCCGGGACTACGACCCGGTTTTCTCCGGAGTGTTTTCAAACCGGGTGATTCACTCAAAACGCTCGGAGCGATACACACCAACTCTCGCCGCTGCGGCGCGTCGGTTATTGGCACACGCGCTTCTCGACGATCCGCAGAATTACATTTTTGCCCTCTTCTCGCCTTCGTGCGTTCCCATCCGCTCATTCGACTTCACTTACAAGACTCTTGTCTCCTCACGGAAGAGCTTCATCGAGATACTCAAAGACGAGCCGTGGCAGCTCGAGAGGTGGGCGGCGCGCGGAGACGACGCGATGCTCCCCGAGGTGAAGCTGgaggattttcggatcgggtcTCAGTTCTGGGCCTTGACGAGGAGGCACGCGCGCATGGTGGCGCGTGATCGGCGGATATGGGAGAAGTTCAACAAGACGTGCGTGAGGGAAGACACGTGCTATCCCGAGGAGAATTACTTTCCCACCCTTGTGAATTTGAGGGACCCGCGCGGGTGTGTTCCCGCTACTCTGACTCACGTGGACTGGACCGTCAACGACGGAGGTCACCCGAGGATGTACGAGGCGGAGGAAGTTGTGCCTGAGCTGATCGTGCGGCTGAGGAAGTCTAGACCGAGATACGGTGAGGATGGAATCAACGGTTCAGATTGGTCTGTGAGTAAGCGGAGTGATCCTTTTCTGTTCGCTAGGAAGTTTTCTCCTGAAGCGCTCGAGCCGTTGTTGGGTATGGCTAGGAGTGTGTTGTTCAATGACTCGGCTTGTGATGCGTGA
- the LOC106453634 gene encoding protein PHOX4: protein MGKPATKKKTPVTAKDASGGGKTNHRSTSRAFDEDMEIFISRALELKEEGNKLFQKRDNEGAMLSFDKAVKLLPKEHIDVAYLRTSMASCYMRMGLGEYPNAINECNLALEASPRYSKALVRRSRCYEALNKLDYAFRDARIVLNMEPENASANEVFERVKKALVEKGVDVDEMEKSFVNVQPLGPASLKKVVKESKKKKKSGVESPKIVKRDEGESKEKSDKKSEIDAKIGGNKEEKKPKLKKQKKRNGNKAGGEERKMEDDKVVVMDKEVIASEFFEQSTVTRTVKLVHGDDIRWAQLPLDSSVRLVRDVIKDRFPSLRGFLIKYKDPEGDLVTITATNELNLAASNNDKLGSLRIYIAEVHPDQEPTYDGMKVESDKASTSFENWIFQFAQMFKNHVGFDSDSYLDLHDLGMKLYTEAMEEAVTGEDAQKLFEIAADKFREMGALAMFNWGNVHMSKARKQVYFPEDASTEAVIEAAFVWTLNEYNKAAEKYEEALKIKPDFYEALIALGQEQFEHAKLLWYHALKRKVDIESEVSKEVLMLYNKAEDSMEKGMQIWEEMEEGRLNGISKYDKEKSLLHKMELFSEEQTANMSSQINLLWGSLLYERSIVEYKLGLLTWEECLEVAVEKFELAGASSTDVAVMVKSHCSSESALEGMGFKIDEIVQAWNEMYDAKRWQTGVPSFRLEPMFRRRAPKLHDILENVFSGSG, encoded by the coding sequence ATGGGAAAACCGGCGACGAAGAAGAAAACTCCGGTGACGGCAAAGGATGCTTCCGGCGGCGGAAAAACCAACCATCGTTCGACTTCGAGAGCCTTCGACGAAGACATGGAGATATTCATCAGCAGAGCACTCGAGCTCAAAGAAGAAGGGAACAAGCTCTTCCAAAAACGCGACAACGAAGGAGCGATGTTAAGCTTCGACAAGGCCGTTAAGCTGTTGCCTAAGGAACACATCGATGTAGCGTATCTTAGAACGAGCATGGCTTCTTGCTACATGCGAATGGGTTTAGGTGAGTATCCAAACGCTATAAACGAATGTAATTTGGCTCTCGAGGCTTCTCCTAGGTACAGTAAGGCTCTAGTGCGACGGTCTAGGTGTTACGAGGCTTTGAACAAGCTAGATTACGCGTTTAGGGATGCTAGGATTGTGCTGAACATGGAGCCGGAGAACGCGTCTGCGAATGAAGTGTTTGAGAGGGTGAAGAAGGCGTTGGTGGAGAAAGGTGTTGATGTTGATGAGATGGAGAAGAGCTTTGTTAATGTGCAGCCTCTTGGCCCAGCGAGTTTAAAGAAGGTTGTTAAGgagagcaagaagaagaagaagagtggtgTTGAGAGTCCAAAGATTGTCAAGAGAGACGAAGGAGAGAGCAAGGAGAAGAGCGATAAAAAGTCTGAGATTGATGCAAAGATTGGTGGtaataaagaagaaaagaaacctaaactcaagaaacagaagaagagaAATGGTAACAAGGCAGGAGGAGAAGAGAGGAAGATGGAAGATGATAAGGTTGTTGTCATGGACAAAGAGGTCATTGCCTCTGAGTTTTTCGAACAGTCAACAGTTACTAGAACGGTTAAGTTGGTACATGGAGATGATATCAGGTGGGCACAGTTACCGCTAGATTCCAGCGTTAGACTCGTAAGAGATGTGATCAAAGATCGTTTCCCTTCTCTCAGAGGTTTCTTGATCAAGTACAAGGATCCAGAAGGTGATTTAGTCACCATCACTGCAACGAATGAACTGAATCTAGCTGCTTCTAACAATGACAAACTCGGTTccttaagaatatatatagcTGAAGTTCACCCTGATCAAGAACCAACCTATGATGGCATGAAGGTTGAATCTGACAAAGCATCCACCTCCTTTGAGAACTGGATCTTCCAGTTTGCGCAGATGTTCAAGAACCATGTAGGGTTTGATTCCGATTCTTACTTGGACCTCCACGACCTAGGGATGAAGCTCTACACAGAAGCGATGGAGGAAGCAGTAACTGGCGAAGACGCTCAAAAGCTTTTCGAAATAGCAGCTGATAAGTTCCGAGAAATGGGTGCGCTAGCTATGTTCAACTGGGGTAACGTCCATATGTCAAAGGCGAGGAAGCAAGTCTACTTTCCAGAAGACGCTTCAACAGAAGCTGTAATAGAAGCTGCGTTTGTGTGGACACTGAACGAGTACAACAAAGCTGCGGAGAAGTATGAGGAAGCTCTCAAGATTAAACCTGACTTCTACGAAGCTCTCATTGCGCTTGGTCAAGAACAGTTCGAACACGCAAAGCTTTTGTGGTATCATGCTCTCAAAAGGAAGGTGGATATAGAGAGTGAGGTGTCTAAGGAGGTTCTTATGCTGTACAACAAAGCTGAGGATAGCATGGAGAAGGGTATGCAGATATGGGAAGAGATGGAAGAGGGTCGTCTAAACGGAATCTCAAAGTATGATAAAGAGAAGTCACTGCTGCATAAGATGGAGTTGTTTAGTGAAGAACAGACGGCTAATATGAGTTCTCAGATTAATCTCTTGTGGGGCTCCTTGCTGTATGAACGCTCTATAGTGGAGTATAAGCTTGGGTTGCTAACTTGGGAGGAATGTTTGGAGGTTGCGGTTGAGAAGTTTGAACTAGCTGGAGCTTCTTCAACTGATGTAGCTGTGATGGTGAAGAGTCATTGTTCAAGCGAGAGTGCACTTGAAGGTATGGGGTTCAAGATTGATGAGATAGTACAGGCGTGGAATGAGATGTATGATGCCAAGCGATGGCAGACCGGTGTCCCTTCTTTCCGGTTAGAACCGATGTTCCGGAGACGAGCTCCAAAACTGCATGATATCTTGGAGAATGTGTTTTCTGGATCTGGTTGA
- the BNAC07G43670D gene encoding uncharacterized protein BNAC07G43670D produces the protein MTFALRYFVVFLLLSMVTQGLCGCSFANIQIGGARTGRVISGEPEWKISVINTCSQPQLHVTLSCGGFAPVKPVEPWLLLPRGNTCLLINGNAIAAGGTAQFTYAGEPYFFKPVSSRVG, from the exons ATGACGTTTGCTCTTAGGTATTTTgttgtctttcttcttctgtCTATGGTCACTCAAG GACTGTGCGGCTGCTCTTTCGCTAACATCCAGATCGGAGGGGCGAGGACGGGGAGAGTAATCTCCGGAGAACCGGAGTGGAAAATATCGGTGATCAACACGTGCTCCCAACCTCAGTTGCACGTGACTCTCTCTTGCGGAGGTTTTGCTCCCGTGAAGCCTGTTGAACCGTGGCTACTGCTCCCAAGAGGAAACACATGTCTTCTGATTAACGGAAACGCTATAGCAGCTGGCGGCACCGCTCAGTTTACTTATGCCGGCGAGCCTTACTTCTTCAAACCCGTAAGCTCCAGGGTCGGCTAA
- the LOC106409644 gene encoding uncharacterized protein LOC106409644, whose amino-acid sequence MEVPRRSLAASLSPLRLIDRRKSFSYNQLPEEPIKLTVLKLDGSSFGVEVLKKATVRDLKMAVEAVFSHLPITSLGNNISWPHVWAQFCLSYEDQRLINDSDYLTDFHIKDGDQLRFIRYISNHCILMKTHKSKTPGVSSLKQLKLPSRLSIKIQIWKKKEKGGQGDGVDTTRKQRKQPSFLSTVLGGWLSYKSTPTQRGTRKLLLSSKK is encoded by the exons ATGGAAGTTCCACGCCGCTCTTTGGCTGCGTCTCTGTCTCCTCTCCGCCTGATCGATCGTCGGAAGAGTTTTAGTTATAATCAGTTGCCTGAGGAGCCGATCAAACTCACTGTTCTCAAGCTTGATGGTTCTTCCTTTG GTGTTGAAGTGTTGAAGAAAGCTACAGTAAGGGACCTCAAGATGGCTGTAGAAGCTGTGTTTTCTCACTTGCCCATCACATCCCTTGGCAATAATATCTCATG GCCGCATGTTTGGGCACAGTTCTGCTTATCCTATGAAGATCAAAGATTGATTAACGACTCTGACTACCTCACTGACTTCCACATTAAAGACGGTGATCAG CTTCGATTCATCCGCTATATATCAAACCACTGCATCTTGATGAAGACGCACAAGAGCAAAACACCAGGCGTTTCTTCTTTGAAACAACTCAAACT ACCATCTAGGTTgtcaatcaaaatccaaatctggaaaaagaaggaaaaaggaGGTCAAGGAGACGGTGtcgacactacaagaaaacagcgaaaACAGCCAAGCTTTCTATCGACTGTATTGGGAGGTTGGCTCTCTTACAAGTCAACGCCAACTCAAAGAGGGACGAGAAAACTCTTACTAAGttcaaagaaataa
- the LOC106453613 gene encoding homeobox protein knotted-1-like 5 — protein sequence MSFNSSHLLPPQEDLPLRHYSSDQSHQPSLLTASFLHLPPTTATTDSEFTHPHRDGDSPAAAATNRRWLSFHTEVENTEEVNPEVNADGVEDWKSASDKAAILKHPMYEQLLAAHVACLSVATPVDQIPRIDAQLSQLHTVAAKYSSLGVGMDNKELDHFMSHYVVVLCSFKEQLQHHVCVHALEAITACWEIEQSLQSITGVSPSESNGKTMSDDDEDDNQVVESEVNMFDGSLDGSDCMMGFGPLVPTERERSLVERVKKELKHELKQGFKEKIVDIREEIMRKRRAGKLPGDTTSVLKEWWRTHSKWPYPTEEDKARLVEETGLQLKQINNWFINQRKRNWNSSSSTSSTLSKSKRKRTGKS from the exons ATGTCGTTTAACAGCTCCCACCTCCTTCCTCCGCAGGAAGACCTTCCTCTCCGACACTACTCCTCCGATCAATCACACCAACCGTCTCTCCTCACCGCCAGTTTCCTCCACCTCCCTCCCACCACAGCCACAACCGACTCCGAGTTTACCCATCCGCATCGCGACGGAGACAGTCCCGCTGCTGCTGCTACGAACCGACGGTGGCTCTCATTCCACACGGAGGTCGAAAACACGGAAGAAGTCAATCCTGAAGTCAACGCCGATGGTGTTGAAGATTGGAAGAGCGCTAGCGACAAAGCTGCGATTTTGAAACATCCCATGTACGAGCAGCTTCTGGCAGCCCACGTGGCTTGCCTTAGTGTCGCTACTCCCGTTGACCAGATTCCGAGGATCGATGCCCAGCTCAGCCAGTTACACACCGTAGCCGCAAAGTACTCCTCTCTCGGTGTGGGTATGGACaacaaggagcttgatcatttCATG TCACATTACGTTGTGGTGTTATGTTCGTTTAAAGAACAACTCCAACACCACGTCTGTGTCCATGCGTTAGAAGCCATTACGGCTTGTTGGGAGATTGAGCAGTCACTACAATCCATAACGG GAGTTTCACCGAGTGAAAGTAACGGCAAGACAAtgtctgatgatgatgaagatgataatCAAGTAGTAGAGAGCGAGGTGAACATGTTTGATGGAAGTTTGGACGGTTCAGATTGCATGATGGGATTCGGGCCTCTTGTTCCAACCGAGCGGGAGAGATCCTTGGTGGAGCGTGTGAAGAAGGAACTGAAGCATGAGCTTAAACAG GGTTTCAAAGAGAAGATTGTGGACATAAGAGAGGAGATAATGAGGAAGAGAAGGGCTGGGAAGTTGCCTGGAGACACAACGTCTGTGCTCAAAGAGTGGTGGCGGACTCACTCCAAATGGCCATACCCAACT gAGGAAGATAAGGCAAGGCTTGTGGAAGAAACCGGTTTACAGTTGAAGCAGATTAACAATTGGTTTATCAACCAGAGGAAAAGAAACTGGAACAGCAGCTCTTCCACATCATCTACTCTCTCCAAGAGCAAACGTAAACG GACTGGGAAGTCGTAG
- the LOC106409253 gene encoding auxin-responsive protein IAA29-like encodes MELDLDLSLSPHTNSSKFGFCFDLNKHCATEGMLVEVVHYEKTKQTRFESMFWLDNMEEDCYVPKPCSFSLNGQPDEEDEDPLESDSTIVDDEEEDGEVVGWPPIKSCMTKYHNYRHSRNHPYHHHGRRINIPNPTATIIGLRPSSSSTSSPRSSMYVKVKMDGVAIARKVDIKLFNSYESLTNFLITMFTQYQNCDREDTSYKFTFQGKEGDWLLLGDVPWKIFAESVHRISIIRDCPCAYTRLLF; translated from the exons ATGGAGTTGGATCTTGATCTCTCTCTTTCACCTCATACTAATTCTTCAAAATTCGGGTTTTGCTTTGACCTCAACAAGCATTGCGCGACTGAGGGAATGCTTGTTGAGGTCGTTCACTACGAGAAAACGAAACAAACGCGTTTTGAGTCGATGTTTTGGTTGGACAATATGGAAGAAGATTGTTATGTACCAAAACCATGTTCGTTTTCTTTGAATGGCCAGCCagacgaggaagatgaagatCCTTTGGAATCCGACTCTACTATTGTTGACGA TGAGGAGGAAGATGGCGAAGTCGTGGGGTGGCCACCAATAAAGTCATGTATGACAAAGTATCATAATTACCGTCATAGTCGTAATCACCCATATCACCATCATGGTAGGAGGATCAACATACCTAATCCTACGGCTACAATTATCGGACTTAGACCGTCATCGTCATCAACATCATCACCGAGATCATCAATGTATGTTAAGGTGAAGATGGATGGTGTCGCAATAGCTAGAAAGGTGGACATCAAGCTTTTCAACTCTTACGAGTCTCTCACTAACTTCTTGATCACCATGTTTACTCAAT ACCAAAATTGTGATAGAGAAGATACAAGTTACAAATTCACCTTCCAGGGGAAAGAGGGCGACTGGCTATTACTAGGGGATGTTCCATGGAA GATCTTTGCTGAGTCTGTTCATCGAATATCAATAATTAGAGATTGCCCGTGTGCATACACACGGCTGTTGTTCTAA